In Pogoniulus pusillus isolate bPogPus1 chromosome 1, bPogPus1.pri, whole genome shotgun sequence, one DNA window encodes the following:
- the LOC135184461 gene encoding uncharacterized protein LOC135184461, with translation MPVKWCATGSWAVRTVPYQTAEITSLSSPSELVLGAHLQKRYLVHGTLTKRQFTMRFSASCPSVQQNPGSTGSGNQENLCSSPAMMTSSALCVLGCHVSKAGKQKQGGLGNCMDRVVVPPCWPVASVDPDKESQTPVSGCQLGRNHEKTATLQVKKEAVYIFSGMNESIQTVLFILVNLLWKLRNFHERVIFNVSSHPSESEESGMPMGPL, from the exons ATGCCAGTCAAGTGGTGTGCtacagggagctgggctgtgaggacagTGCCGTATCAAACAGCAGAAATCACATCCTTGTCTTCACCCTCAGAGCTGGTGCTTGGGGCCCATTTACAGAAGAGATATCTGGTCCATGGGACGTTGACCAAGAGACAGTTCACCATGAG GTTCTCAGCCAGCTGCCCTAGTGTGCAGCAGAATCCAGGCTCCACAGGATCTGGCAACCAG gaaaacctctgttcttctccaGCTATGATGACGTCTTCAGCACTGTGCGTGCTGGGATGCCATGTCAGTAAAGCTGGCAAACAAAAGCAAG GAGGTCTTGGCAACTGTATGGACAGGGTGGTGGTTCCTCCCTGCTGGCCTGTAGCCTCAGTTGACCCAGACAAGGAGAGCCAAACTCCAGTCTCTGGTTGTCAGTTGGGAAGAAACCATGAGAAAACAGCAACATTACAAGTCAAGAAAGAGGCTGTTTACATCTTTAGTGGAATGAATGaaagcatccagacagttctgttTATTTTAGTGAATCTTTTATGGAAGCTCAGGAATTTTCATGAAAGGGTTATTTTTAATGTTTCTTCTCATCCTTCTGAATCAGAGGAGAGTGGAATGCCAATGGGACCCTTGTGA